One region of Rhodophyticola sp. CCM32 genomic DNA includes:
- a CDS encoding transposase, with the protein MELRQRVVAHVEAGNTHHSAATRFDVSVKFVNDMVKLKRGTGSLAPTRQGHRGIGKLTPHKDWVRAQVDAKGEITLDEMAARLQAERGVSVAPTACCLKPETSLITNVPGTRSVAGYL; encoded by the coding sequence ATGGAACTTCGACAGCGCGTTGTTGCGCATGTCGAGGCAGGTAACACGCATCACTCAGCGGCGACGCGGTTCGACGTTTCCGTCAAATTCGTCAATGACATGGTCAAGCTGAAGCGCGGGACGGGATCGCTTGCGCCGACACGCCAGGGTCATCGCGGTATCGGCAAGCTGACGCCTCACAAAGATTGGGTGCGCGCGCAGGTGGACGCCAAAGGCGAGATCACGCTTGACGAAATGGCGGCGCGTTTACAGGCAGAGCGCGGCGTGTCTGTCGCTCCTACAGCATGCTGCCTTAAACCTGAGACATCGCTTATCACAAATGTCCCGGGAACGCGAAGCGTGGCAGGGTATTTGTGA
- a CDS encoding ASKHA domain-containing protein, producing the protein MSTDPLVIFTPSGKRGHFPVGTPVLTAARQLGVDLDSVCGGRGICSKCQITPAFGDFPKHGVTVSETALSGWNAVEERYDRLRGLGEGRRLGCQATVQGDLLVDVPPESQVHRQVVRKAASARPITMDPATRLVLIEVQAPDMHEPSGDLERVCQALSDQWGVEDVTAGLPVLRKLQPALRKGEWQVSVALHTPANSEKIQILDVWPGLHEGGLYGLAIDLGSTTISAHLCDLVTGAVCASSGLMNPQIRFGEDLMSRVSYVMMNPGGDVEMTNAVRAAINDLAREIAQEAGIDPALIMETVFVCNPVMHHLLLGIDPVELGQAPFALASSGSLTLPARDLDLTALNAEAQVYLLPCIAGHVGADAAAVALSEAPDQSDDLVLIVDVGTNAEILLGDKTRVLACSSPTGPAFEGAQISSGQRAAPGAIERVEIDPDSKEPRFRVIGCDLWSDAPGFAEATAVTGVTGICGSGIIEAVAEMRMAGLLDPSGLIGSAAQTGTNRAEPEGRTHAYLIHDGSADGGPRITVTQGDIRAIQLAKSALYAGARLLMDKLEVDRVDRVLLAGAFGAHISPKHAMVLGMIPDAPLDKVKSVGNAAGHGARIALCNRGARAQIEQTVGRIHKVETAVEPKFQEHFVNANAIPHATDPFPELARIAPLPKVAFGASGGSDRGRRRRRRA; encoded by the coding sequence ATGTCCACCGACCCGCTTGTCATTTTCACCCCTTCCGGCAAACGCGGGCATTTCCCCGTGGGCACCCCGGTTCTGACCGCCGCGCGGCAGTTGGGTGTCGATCTGGATTCGGTCTGCGGCGGGCGGGGTATCTGCTCCAAATGCCAGATCACACCCGCCTTCGGCGATTTCCCGAAACACGGGGTCACCGTGTCCGAGACCGCCCTGTCGGGCTGGAACGCGGTGGAAGAGCGGTATGACCGGCTGCGTGGCCTTGGTGAGGGCCGCCGCCTTGGCTGTCAGGCGACGGTACAGGGCGATCTGCTGGTGGATGTGCCGCCGGAAAGCCAGGTGCACCGGCAGGTGGTGCGCAAGGCCGCCTCCGCCCGGCCGATCACCATGGACCCGGCCACACGCCTGGTGCTGATCGAGGTGCAGGCGCCCGACATGCATGAACCCTCCGGTGATCTGGAACGGGTCTGCCAGGCGCTCAGCGATCAATGGGGGGTCGAGGATGTGACCGCCGGGCTGCCGGTTCTGCGCAAGCTGCAACCGGCGCTGCGCAAGGGGGAATGGCAGGTTAGCGTCGCCCTCCATACCCCTGCGAATTCAGAGAAAATCCAAATTCTGGATGTCTGGCCCGGTCTCCATGAAGGCGGGCTTTACGGGCTGGCGATTGATCTGGGCTCCACCACCATTTCCGCACATCTCTGCGATCTGGTGACCGGCGCGGTCTGCGCCTCCTCCGGGCTGATGAACCCGCAGATCCGCTTTGGCGAGGATCTGATGAGCCGGGTGTCCTATGTGATGATGAACCCCGGCGGCGATGTGGAAATGACCAATGCGGTGCGCGCGGCGATCAATGATCTGGCCCGCGAGATTGCCCAGGAGGCCGGGATTGACCCGGCGCTGATCATGGAAACCGTCTTTGTCTGCAACCCGGTGATGCATCACCTGCTGCTTGGCATCGACCCGGTGGAGCTGGGCCAGGCTCCCTTTGCGCTGGCCAGTTCCGGCAGCCTGACCCTGCCCGCCCGCGATCTGGACCTGACCGCCCTGAATGCAGAGGCACAGGTCTACCTGCTGCCCTGTATCGCGGGCCATGTGGGGGCCGATGCCGCCGCCGTGGCGTTGAGCGAGGCGCCGGATCAATCCGATGATCTGGTGCTGATCGTCGATGTGGGCACCAATGCGGAAATTCTTCTGGGCGACAAAACCCGGGTGCTGGCCTGTTCCTCCCCCACCGGGCCGGCCTTTGAGGGCGCGCAGATCAGCTCGGGTCAGCGCGCGGCGCCGGGCGCGATCGAAAGGGTGGAGATTGACCCGGACAGCAAAGAGCCCCGGTTTCGCGTGATCGGCTGCGATCTGTGGTCGGATGCGCCGGGGTTTGCCGAGGCCACCGCAGTGACCGGCGTCACCGGCATCTGTGGGTCGGGCATTATCGAGGCCGTGGCGGAGATGCGGATGGCGGGGCTTCTGGACCCTTCGGGCCTGATCGGATCGGCCGCGCAGACCGGCACGAACCGCGCCGAGCCCGAGGGCCGGACCCATGCCTATCTGATCCATGATGGCAGCGCCGATGGCGGCCCGCGGATCACCGTGACCCAGGGCGATATCCGGGCGATTCAGCTTGCGAAATCCGCCCTTTATGCGGGCGCGCGCCTGTTGATGGACAAGCTTGAGGTGGACCGGGTGGACCGGGTGCTGCTGGCCGGGGCCTTCGGTGCCCATATCAGCCCGAAACACGCGATGGTTCTGGGCATGATCCCCGATGCGCCGCTGGACAAGGTCAAAAGCGTGGGCAATGCCGCCGGTCACGGCGCGCGGATCGCGCTGTGCAACCGGGGCGCGCGGGCGCAGATCGAACAGACGGTGGGCCGGATCCACAAGGTGGAAACCGCGGTGGAGCCGAAATTTCAGGAGCATTTCGTCAACGCCAATGCGATCCCGCATGCCACCGATCCGTTCCCGGAACTGGCCCGGATCGCCCCATTGCCCAAGGTTGCCTTTGGCGCCAGCGGCGGATCAGACCGGGGCAGACGTCGCCGACGCCGCGCCTGA
- a CDS encoding methyltetrahydrofolate cobalamin methyltransferase, translating into MTRTVLESKSKTVVIGFDEPFCVIGERINPTGRKLLAAQLEAGDFSTVEKDALEQVACGAMVLDINAGVVYNSNPNPNETEPPLMTKVLNIVQGLVDVPLCIDSSVPAALEAGLAVAEGRPLLNSVTGEEERLEAILPLVKKYNVPVVAISNDDTGISEDPDVRFSVAKKIVERAADFGIPAHDIVVDPLVMPVGAMATAGRQVFTLVAKLREELGVNTTCGASNISFGLPNRHGINAAFLPMAIGAGMTSAIMNPVRPVEMEAVNAANFLMNHDANGGKWISFARVLEAVKDGAAFPQAAQAAQAAGGGRGGRRGGRRRG; encoded by the coding sequence ATGACCCGCACCGTTCTTGAATCCAAATCCAAAACCGTCGTGATCGGCTTTGATGAGCCGTTTTGCGTCATCGGAGAGCGGATCAACCCCACTGGCCGGAAACTGCTGGCCGCACAGCTGGAGGCAGGCGATTTCTCCACCGTCGAGAAAGACGCGCTGGAACAGGTCGCCTGCGGGGCCATGGTGCTCGATATCAATGCGGGCGTTGTCTATAACTCCAACCCCAACCCGAACGAGACCGAACCGCCTTTGATGACCAAGGTGCTGAATATCGTGCAGGGTCTGGTGGATGTGCCGCTTTGCATCGACAGTTCGGTTCCCGCCGCACTTGAGGCCGGGCTGGCCGTGGCCGAGGGCCGTCCGCTTCTGAATTCCGTCACCGGAGAGGAAGAGCGGCTGGAGGCGATCCTGCCACTGGTCAAGAAATACAATGTGCCGGTTGTGGCCATCTCGAACGACGATACCGGGATCAGCGAAGACCCCGATGTGCGGTTTTCCGTCGCCAAGAAGATTGTCGAACGCGCCGCCGATTTCGGCATTCCGGCCCATGACATCGTGGTTGACCCGCTGGTGATGCCGGTGGGTGCCATGGCCACCGCCGGGCGTCAGGTCTTCACGCTGGTCGCAAAACTGCGGGAAGAGCTGGGGGTCAACACCACCTGCGGGGCATCCAATATTTCTTTCGGGCTGCCCAACCGGCACGGTATCAATGCCGCTTTCCTGCCCATGGCGATCGGCGCCGGCATGACCAGCGCGATCATGAACCCGGTCCGCCCGGTCGAGATGGAAGCGGTGAATGCCGCGAATTTCCTTATGAATCATGACGCTAATGGCGGAAAATGGATCAGCTTTGCCCGCGTACTGGAGGCGGTGAAAGACGGCGCGGCCTTCCCTCAGGCGGCGCAGGCAGCCCAGGCCGCAGGCGGCGGTCGGGGTGGCCGGCGGGGCGGGCGCCGGCGCGGGTGA
- a CDS encoding methylenetetrahydrofolate reductase, giving the protein MALLNFKRPAPPPQTANPAVEAFLQGYSIEVIPRTAEKVEDFRTLLPEGTRVYIAHIEGTPIDDMVATAARLVGDGYRVMPHFPARIIRDRATLADWIARYQGEAGVTQALLLAGGPATPAGDFDSSMQLMETGLFDKAGFTHLHVAGHPEGNRDIDPGGGDAMVMQALRWKQDFAARSDADMAIATQFAFEADPIIAWADRLAAEGIRLPIHIGIAGPARLQTLIGFAIACGVGPSLDVLQKRARDVTKLLLPFEPTEIITRLATHKAANPDFNIESVHFFPLGGIKKSAQWAIDNGGASTRPAQT; this is encoded by the coding sequence ATGGCCCTGCTGAATTTCAAACGCCCCGCCCCCCCGCCGCAAACGGCCAATCCCGCGGTTGAGGCTTTCCTGCAGGGCTATTCGATCGAGGTGATCCCGCGCACCGCAGAGAAGGTGGAGGATTTCCGCACCCTGCTGCCCGAAGGCACCCGGGTCTATATCGCCCATATCGAGGGAACACCGATTGACGATATGGTGGCCACTGCCGCGCGGCTTGTCGGTGATGGCTACCGGGTCATGCCGCATTTCCCGGCGCGGATCATCAGGGACCGCGCCACGCTGGCCGACTGGATCGCGCGCTATCAGGGCGAGGCCGGGGTGACCCAGGCCCTGTTGCTGGCCGGTGGCCCCGCCACCCCCGCAGGTGATTTCGACAGTTCCATGCAACTGATGGAAACCGGACTGTTCGACAAGGCGGGGTTCACCCATCTGCATGTGGCCGGCCACCCGGAAGGCAACCGCGATATCGACCCGGGTGGCGGCGATGCCATGGTGATGCAGGCGCTGCGCTGGAAACAGGATTTCGCGGCGCGCAGCGATGCGGATATGGCCATCGCCACCCAGTTCGCCTTTGAGGCGGATCCGATCATCGCCTGGGCCGACCGTCTGGCTGCCGAGGGCATTCGCCTGCCGATCCATATCGGCATCGCAGGCCCGGCCAGGTTGCAAACCCTGATCGGCTTTGCCATCGCCTGCGGTGTCGGCCCCTCGCTGGACGTGTTGCAAAAACGCGCCAGGGATGTCACCAAACTGCTGCTGCCATTCGAGCCGACGGAGATCATCACCAGGCTGGCCACCCACAAGGCGGCAAACCCCGATTTCAACATCGAGTCCGTCCATTTCTTTCCGCTTGGCGGGATAAAGAAAAGCGCGCAATGGGCCATCGACAATGGCGGCGCCTCCACCCGTCCGGCGCAGACCTGA
- a CDS encoding virulence factor, whose product MPAVTIVYWRDIPAQIIVGKGRRGSKAPLPERFEQAIDRCAMKVGAKDDDAYLADWRKAEAFEVEGEPDEIARTQAEALDRSYDQARLKTLIANDGWDSGKAA is encoded by the coding sequence ATGCCCGCAGTCACCATCGTCTACTGGCGTGATATCCCGGCCCAGATCATCGTGGGCAAGGGCCGGCGCGGGTCGAAAGCCCCCCTGCCCGAACGGTTTGAGCAAGCCATCGACCGCTGCGCGATGAAAGTCGGCGCCAAAGACGATGATGCCTATCTGGCGGACTGGCGCAAAGCCGAAGCTTTCGAGGTTGAGGGCGAACCCGATGAGATTGCCCGAACCCAGGCCGAGGCCCTGGATCGCAGCTATGATCAGGCGCGTCTGAAAACCCTGATTGCCAATGACGGATGGGACAGCGGCAAAGCCGCCTGA
- a CDS encoding Ppx/GppA phosphatase family protein gives MSGKHPRGGAPFPRPFGPVTPIPPASGDRGRKADTRPDPADLYAALDLGTNSCRMLIAQPKGNQLHVVDSFSKSVQLGQGLEASGRLSRSSMARAVGALKICQRKLGQHDVRRARLVATEACRRASNAGDFINVVKRDTGLELEIIQPEEEARLAVVSCAPLVSTRTEQLLVVDIGGGSTELVWIDLARVPSLERPRAIMRLHQGFDQEDTVFPRAKVVDWISVPLGVATLKDMYADVADDSARFALMSWFFEEQLAEFSPYADAADQAREGFQIIGTSGTVTTVAASHLGLRRYDRNKVDGLRMTSDQIDTVIQGYLGLGPEGRRRDPRIGRDRQTLIMSGSAILQALLRVWPTDRLSVADRGLREGLLYAQMSSDGVLEDGPL, from the coding sequence ATGTCAGGCAAACACCCCCGTGGTGGCGCCCCGTTTCCCAGGCCTTTCGGGCCGGTGACACCGATCCCGCCCGCGTCGGGCGACCGGGGCCGGAAAGCTGACACCCGCCCCGATCCTGCGGATCTCTATGCCGCGCTGGATCTGGGCACAAATTCCTGCCGCATGCTGATCGCACAGCCCAAGGGCAACCAGTTGCATGTGGTGGATTCCTTTTCGAAATCCGTACAGCTTGGTCAGGGGCTGGAAGCCTCGGGGCGGCTGTCGCGCAGTTCCATGGCCCGCGCGGTGGGCGCGTTGAAGATTTGCCAGCGGAAACTGGGGCAACATGATGTGCGCCGCGCCCGGCTGGTGGCGACCGAGGCCTGCCGGCGGGCCAGCAATGCGGGCGATTTCATCAATGTGGTGAAACGCGATACCGGGCTGGAACTGGAGATCATTCAGCCGGAGGAGGAAGCCCGGCTGGCGGTTGTGTCCTGCGCGCCGCTGGTCTCGACCCGGACCGAGCAATTGCTGGTGGTCGATATCGGTGGCGGCTCCACCGAACTGGTCTGGATCGATCTTGCCCGGGTGCCGTCGCTGGAACGGCCCCGCGCGATCATGCGGCTGCATCAGGGGTTCGATCAGGAAGACACGGTGTTCCCCCGCGCCAAGGTGGTGGACTGGATTTCCGTACCGCTTGGGGTCGCGACCCTGAAGGACATGTATGCCGATGTGGCCGATGATTCTGCCCGCTTTGCCCTGATGAGTTGGTTTTTTGAAGAGCAGCTGGCAGAGTTTTCCCCCTATGCGGATGCGGCCGATCAGGCCCGCGAGGGGTTTCAGATCATCGGCACCAGCGGCACGGTGACCACGGTTGCGGCCAGCCATCTGGGGCTGCGGCGCTATGATCGCAACAAGGTGGATGGGTTGCGGATGACCTCGGACCAGATCGACACGGTTATTCAGGGCTATCTGGGTCTGGGCCCTGAAGGGCGGCGGCGCGACCCGCGGATCGGGCGCGACCGGCAGACCCTGATCATGTCGGGCTCGGCGATTTTGCAGGCCCTGCTCAGGGTCTGGCCCACGGACCGGTTGAGCGTGGCCGACCGGGGACTGCGCGAGGGGCTGTTATATGCGCAGATGTCTTCGGATGGCGTGTTGGAGGATGGGCCCTTATAG
- a CDS encoding RlmE family RNA methyltransferase, with translation MAKGTSGRGQRDLRVKVKTARGRKLSSTLWLERQLNDPYVKRAQAEGYRGRAAFKISELDDRYRFLVPGARVVDLGCAPGGWCQVAVGRVNALGEKSGKAVGRVIGLDLQEVEPIAGAEIHLLDFMEDGADDQVKGWLAGRADVVMSDMAASASGHKQTDHLRIIALCEAAAELAFDVLEEGGTFVAKVLAGGAEGALQKRLKQHFTKVANVKPGASRADSSEKFVVATGFRGAMTE, from the coding sequence ATGGCGAAGGGCACAAGCGGGCGCGGGCAGCGCGATTTACGGGTCAAGGTGAAGACCGCGCGGGGGCGCAAGCTAAGCTCGACCCTGTGGCTGGAGCGGCAGTTGAACGACCCGTATGTGAAGCGGGCCCAGGCCGAGGGATATCGCGGGCGCGCGGCGTTCAAGATATCCGAGCTGGATGACAGGTACCGCTTTCTGGTGCCGGGCGCGCGGGTGGTCGATCTGGGCTGTGCGCCGGGTGGCTGGTGTCAGGTGGCGGTGGGCCGGGTGAATGCGCTTGGCGAGAAATCGGGCAAGGCGGTGGGCCGGGTGATCGGGCTGGATCTGCAGGAGGTGGAGCCGATTGCAGGTGCGGAGATCCATCTGCTGGATTTCATGGAAGACGGGGCGGATGATCAGGTGAAGGGCTGGCTGGCTGGCCGGGCCGATGTGGTGATGAGCGATATGGCGGCCTCGGCCTCGGGCCATAAGCAGACCGATCATTTGCGGATCATCGCGCTTTGCGAGGCGGCCGCGGAACTGGCGTTTGACGTGCTGGAGGAGGGCGGGACCTTTGTGGCCAAGGTACTGGCCGGGGGCGCCGAGGGCGCATTGCAGAAACGGCTGAAACAGCATTTCACCAAGGTTGCGAATGTGAAACCGGGGGCCAGCCGGGCGGACAGTTCCGAGAAATTCGTGGTGGCGACCGGGTTCAGGGGGGCGATGACGGAATAG
- the guaB gene encoding IMP dehydrogenase, with protein MEIREALTFDDVLLVPGASNVLPSTADTRTQVTASIALNIPLLSSAMDTVTEARMAIAMAQAGGMGVIHRNLDIEAQAREVRRVKRFESGVVYNPITLSPDQTLADAKALQERYRITGFPVVDDTGRVLGIVTNRDMRFATDEATPVRVMMTSDNLAMLEEPADLAEARSLMQARRIEKLLVVSKAGRLTGLLTIKDIEQAVLNPHACKDELGRLRVAAATTVGDAGYERSEALVEAGCDLIVIDTAHGHSEGVAHAVERVKKLSNAVQVVAGNVATGEATRALIGAGADGVKVGIGPGSICTTRIVAGVGVPQLTAIMDCAEAAARTGTPVIADGGIKYSGDFAKAIAAGAHCAMVGSMIAGTDESPGEVILYQGRSFKSYRGMGSLGAMARGSADRYFQKDAASDKLVPEGIEGQVPYKGSAGAVVHQLVGGLRAAMGYTGSATVAEMREGCRFVRITGSGLKESHVHDVQITRESPNYRLG; from the coding sequence ATGGAGATTCGTGAGGCGCTTACCTTTGATGATGTTCTGCTGGTTCCCGGCGCATCAAACGTGTTGCCCAGCACGGCGGATACGCGGACCCAGGTGACCGCGTCGATCGCTTTGAACATTCCGCTGCTCAGTTCCGCCATGGATACGGTGACCGAGGCCCGGATGGCGATTGCCATGGCCCAGGCCGGCGGCATGGGGGTGATCCATCGCAATCTGGATATCGAGGCGCAGGCCCGCGAGGTGCGCCGGGTGAAGCGGTTTGAAAGCGGGGTTGTGTATAATCCGATCACGCTCAGCCCCGATCAGACCCTGGCCGATGCCAAGGCCCTGCAGGAGCGGTATCGGATCACCGGGTTTCCGGTGGTTGACGATACGGGCCGGGTTCTGGGCATCGTCACCAATCGTGACATGCGCTTTGCCACGGATGAGGCCACGCCGGTGCGGGTGATGATGACCTCGGACAATCTGGCGATGCTGGAGGAACCTGCCGATCTGGCCGAGGCCCGCAGCCTGATGCAGGCGCGGCGGATCGAGAAGCTGCTGGTGGTCAGCAAGGCAGGGCGGCTGACCGGGCTTCTGACGATCAAGGATATTGAACAGGCGGTGTTGAACCCCCATGCCTGCAAGGATGAGTTGGGGCGGCTCAGGGTGGCGGCGGCAACGACCGTGGGGGATGCGGGCTATGAACGGTCCGAGGCACTGGTCGAGGCCGGTTGCGACCTGATCGTGATCGACACTGCCCATGGGCATTCCGAAGGGGTGGCCCATGCGGTGGAACGGGTCAAGAAACTGTCCAATGCGGTGCAGGTGGTTGCGGGCAATGTGGCAACGGGGGAAGCGACACGCGCCCTGATCGGGGCGGGTGCCGATGGGGTGAAAGTGGGGATCGGGCCGGGCTCGATCTGCACCACGCGGATTGTGGCCGGAGTGGGCGTGCCGCAACTGACCGCGATCATGGATTGCGCCGAGGCAGCGGCCCGGACCGGGACACCGGTGATTGCCGATGGCGGCATCAAATATTCCGGTGATTTCGCCAAGGCGATCGCGGCGGGCGCCCATTGCGCCATGGTTGGCAGCATGATCGCGGGGACCGATGAAAGCCCCGGAGAAGTCATTTTATATCAGGGGCGTAGCTTTAAAAGTTATCGCGGCATGGGCTCACTTGGGGCGATGGCGCGGGGCTCTGCCGACCGGTATTTCCAGAAAGATGCGGCCAGCGACAAACTGGTGCCCGAAGGGATTGAGGGGCAGGTGCCTTACAAGGGCAGTGCCGGGGCGGTGGTGCATCAGCTGGTGGGCGGGCTGCGGGCCGCGATGGGCTATACCGGCAGCGCCACCGTGGCCGAGATGCGGGAAGGGTGCCGGTTTGTCCGCATCACCGGATCCGGGCTGAAGGAAAGCCATGTCCATGATGTGCAGATCACACGGGAAAGCCCGAATTATCGTTTGGGATAG
- a CDS encoding RsmB/NOP family class I SAM-dependent RNA methyltransferase, protein MTPAARYAAAITVLDLWLAGMPVEKALTGWARGARYAGSKDRAAVRDHLFDILRRKGSCAALGGGGTGRGFVLGLLRLTGQDPAEIFTGAGYAPDPLTGAEAVSPDLLPDPSLDIPDWLHPALASQYGSDLPPLIAALGQRAPVFLRINQRKTSRAKAVAALSSAMIEARVVKGCETALEVLSGQRKLRQASAYLEGLVELQDLSVQRACAAVDWPGQGRILDYCAGGGGKALAIAARSDAEVTVHDARPERMADLPARAARAGVRLMQQTTDALPSGDPFDLVLTDVPCSGSGTWRRDPEAKWRLTPDRLAELQALQRQILQLAAGLVRPGGRLVYMTCSLLRAENQDQIEAFLARQSGWVQTARHVDTPLTASDGFFMAELTQTRPAA, encoded by the coding sequence ATGACCCCCGCAGCCCGGTATGCCGCTGCGATTACGGTGCTTGATCTCTGGCTTGCCGGCATGCCGGTGGAAAAGGCGCTGACCGGATGGGCGCGGGGAGCACGGTATGCCGGTTCCAAAGACCGGGCAGCCGTGCGCGATCATCTGTTTGATATCCTGCGCCGCAAGGGCAGTTGCGCGGCCCTTGGCGGGGGCGGGACGGGGCGCGGGTTTGTGCTTGGGCTGCTGCGCCTGACGGGGCAGGACCCCGCAGAGATATTCACCGGGGCGGGCTATGCGCCGGACCCGTTGACGGGGGCCGAGGCCGTTTCCCCCGATCTTCTGCCTGATCCGTCTCTGGATATACCGGACTGGTTGCACCCTGCGCTGGCCAGTCAATACGGGTCAGACCTGCCCCCGCTGATCGCCGCGTTGGGGCAGAGGGCGCCGGTTTTCCTGCGCATCAATCAGCGCAAAACATCGCGGGCCAAGGCTGTTGCGGCCTTATCCTCAGCCATGATCGAGGCGCGGGTGGTGAAGGGCTGCGAGACAGCGCTGGAGGTTCTGTCCGGCCAGCGCAAATTGCGGCAGGCCTCGGCCTATCTGGAGGGGCTGGTGGAATTGCAGGATCTCTCGGTCCAGCGCGCCTGCGCAGCCGTGGATTGGCCCGGTCAGGGCCGGATTCTGGATTATTGCGCCGGCGGGGGTGGCAAGGCTTTGGCGATTGCCGCCCGGTCCGATGCCGAGGTCACGGTGCATGATGCCCGGCCTGAACGCATGGCTGATCTGCCCGCCCGGGCCGCGCGGGCGGGTGTGCGGCTGATGCAGCAGACGACAGATGCCTTACCCTCTGGCGATCCGTTTGATCTTGTGCTGACCGATGTGCCCTGTTCCGGCAGCGGAACATGGCGGCGCGATCCTGAGGCGAAATGGCGGCTGACGCCGGACAGGCTGGCAGAATTGCAGGCGCTGCAAAGGCAGATATTGCAGCTTGCGGCGGGGCTGGTGCGGCCGGGCGGGCGGCTGGTCTATATGACCTGTTCTTTGCTGCGCGCGGAAAATCAGGATCAGATAGAGGCGTTTCTGGCCCGGCAATCAGGCTGGGTGCAGACCGCCCGTCATGTTGACACGCCGCTGACGGCCTCGGACGGGTTTTTCATGGCTGAGTTGACGCAAACCCGCCCCGCAGCCTAG